A single Phycisphaerae bacterium DNA region contains:
- a CDS encoding aminopeptidase P family protein — MSDYLIKRRERVASALNLSDEVLLVGAGEPVPIPGGADQTYRFLPHSEYRYLADRATPGAVVAFDAADGWVDFLPPVTEAERVWEGREPFEWGAARPLAELGGWLAVRRGRPIVNLGCHVPGIFGDVSTAAAVRERLTQARRPKDAVELERIRRAVAATAAGFQLARKSIRPGVSERQVQVEMEAEFFRQGADRTGYGSIVGTGSNAAVLHFEPSRRKIAPGELVLIDAGAEIEGYTADVTRTFGAEGLPSGFAGDLYGVVLKAQIEAVSRCRAGAEYREIHLAAARDMAAGLVEIGVLRGDPGELVDRDVHAMFFPHGLGHLVGLGVRDAGGYLPGRQRSTRFGLAYLRIDLPLEPDFVVTVEPGLYFIPAILNDPERRRTFGDAVNWPLVDKHIQIGGVRIEDNVLVTDGAPEVLTRGIEK; from the coding sequence ATGTCGGACTATCTGATCAAGCGTCGGGAGCGCGTGGCAAGTGCATTGAATCTGTCGGACGAAGTGCTGCTCGTCGGCGCGGGAGAACCGGTGCCGATTCCCGGCGGAGCGGACCAAACCTATCGGTTCCTTCCGCATTCGGAGTATCGATACCTTGCCGATCGCGCGACCCCCGGGGCGGTGGTCGCATTTGATGCGGCGGATGGCTGGGTCGATTTTCTTCCTCCCGTGACAGAGGCGGAGCGCGTCTGGGAGGGGCGTGAACCCTTTGAATGGGGCGCGGCGCGCCCGCTCGCCGAACTGGGCGGATGGCTCGCGGTTCGACGAGGGCGCCCGATCGTGAATCTTGGGTGTCATGTTCCAGGCATATTCGGTGACGTGTCCACGGCGGCGGCCGTGCGCGAACGTCTGACGCAGGCCCGCCGTCCGAAGGACGCAGTGGAGTTGGAGCGAATACGCCGGGCGGTCGCGGCGACTGCCGCCGGATTTCAGTTGGCGCGCAAGTCGATTCGACCAGGCGTTTCGGAACGACAGGTCCAGGTCGAGATGGAAGCTGAGTTCTTCCGGCAGGGCGCGGATCGCACCGGGTACGGCTCGATCGTTGGGACCGGCTCCAACGCGGCGGTCCTTCACTTTGAGCCGAGTCGGCGGAAGATCGCTCCGGGCGAATTGGTGTTGATCGACGCCGGTGCGGAAATCGAGGGCTATACCGCGGATGTCACTCGCACCTTCGGCGCCGAAGGGCTCCCGTCGGGATTCGCGGGGGATTTGTACGGTGTCGTATTGAAGGCACAGATCGAAGCGGTCTCGCGATGCCGGGCGGGGGCGGAGTATCGCGAAATCCATCTGGCGGCTGCCCGGGATATGGCCGCCGGCCTGGTGGAGATCGGTGTGCTTCGCGGGGATCCCGGTGAGTTGGTGGACCGCGATGTGCATGCGATGTTCTTCCCGCACGGGCTGGGCCACCTGGTGGGTCTTGGCGTGCGCGACGCGGGAGGATACCTGCCGGGTCGCCAGCGCAGTACCCGGTTTGGTCTGGCGTATCTTCGGATTGATCTGCCGCTGGAACCGGACTTCGTCGTGACGGTCGAACCGGGATTGTATTTCATTCCCGCAATTCTGAACGATCCGGAGCGACGACGGACCTTTGGCGATGCAGTGAACTGGCCGCTGGTGGACAAGCACATTCAGATCGGCGGCGTCCGGATCGAAGACAATGTTCTGGTGACGGATGGCGCACCGGAGGTCCTCACGCGCGGCATTGAGAAGTGA
- a CDS encoding HAD hydrolase family protein codes for MAKIRLLLLDVDGVLTTGELPYLDAGNELKAFHVQDGTAIKLWKRCGGLVGIVSGRDTPAVTKRAKDLGIDAVYLGVADKLPAYEAMLSQCAVEEDSVCVVGDDWMDLGPMRRCGYPVAVANALPIVKRAARFVTRRSGGRGALAEVVERLLRLNGKWIDVVGEHL; via the coding sequence TTGGCGAAAATTCGCCTCCTCTTGCTCGACGTCGATGGGGTGCTGACGACGGGCGAATTGCCATATCTTGATGCAGGAAATGAGCTTAAGGCATTTCATGTGCAGGACGGGACAGCGATCAAGCTTTGGAAGCGGTGCGGCGGTTTGGTTGGAATCGTCAGCGGGCGCGATACCCCGGCCGTCACGAAACGAGCGAAAGACCTCGGAATCGACGCCGTCTATCTGGGAGTGGCGGACAAGCTTCCGGCGTATGAGGCGATGCTGAGCCAATGCGCGGTGGAAGAAGACTCGGTCTGCGTCGTGGGCGACGACTGGATGGATCTCGGCCCGATGCGGCGTTGCGGCTATCCGGTGGCGGTGGCCAACGCACTGCCGATCGTGAAAAGGGCGGCTCGGTTTGTGACGCGGCGAAGCGGCGGCCGAGGAGCCCTTGCGGAGGTGGTTGAGCGGCTACTGCGTCTGAATGGGAAATGGATTGACGTGGTCGGAGAACACCTTTAG
- a CDS encoding NPCBM/NEW2 domain-containing protein, which produces MSSVLLLTLMFNLLGPAQLNDSADVSSRGVVNPPAVIVTTLDGREFDGSLVSWSAKGELEIRIADHSRVILRADELDLVQMAGAERRSSAAAWEVRLVDGSRFGAMIEGADDEHILFQIDGVGGIRQPIDAIRSVMRAGTNPVPTAAEELKLGADSAIDRVRLQNGDNAYGILTAVDAEGVTFIGDDGESEERFEWDVVMALNCGSDRSGIERNERGGWLVRMDQGAELACESIDLDGKSFRLKLRGGVEVLVEVNRMLAIESARLDRVWLSQVNPVSYESIPFFNTSWPLGIDQNAIGGTLQLSGREYARGLGLHSACRATWRVPVGCRRLTGWVGIDDSAGPKANADFVVRAGQRVIVKESGLLYGERPRRIDVELGDDVEISIDVGFGRFGDVHDRVNFVNSCLRP; this is translated from the coding sequence ATGAGCTCAGTTCTTCTTCTAACTCTGATGTTTAACCTCCTGGGGCCGGCTCAGTTGAATGACTCTGCCGACGTATCGTCGCGTGGCGTCGTCAATCCGCCCGCTGTCATCGTGACGACACTCGACGGCAGAGAGTTCGACGGCTCGCTGGTAAGCTGGTCGGCGAAGGGGGAACTTGAAATTCGCATCGCCGATCATTCTCGCGTCATTCTGCGCGCCGATGAACTCGACCTGGTGCAGATGGCTGGCGCTGAGCGGCGGAGTTCGGCGGCTGCGTGGGAGGTGCGGCTGGTCGACGGCAGCCGATTCGGCGCGATGATCGAGGGCGCGGACGACGAGCACATACTGTTTCAGATTGACGGGGTCGGCGGAATCCGGCAGCCGATCGATGCGATCCGATCGGTCATGCGCGCCGGCACGAATCCTGTCCCGACCGCTGCCGAAGAATTGAAGTTGGGTGCCGATTCCGCGATCGACCGGGTGCGGCTTCAAAACGGCGACAATGCGTACGGCATCCTGACGGCTGTTGATGCCGAAGGCGTGACATTCATCGGCGATGACGGCGAGTCGGAGGAACGCTTCGAGTGGGATGTCGTCATGGCATTGAACTGCGGATCCGATCGGTCTGGCATCGAGAGGAACGAGCGCGGCGGCTGGCTGGTCCGCATGGACCAGGGTGCGGAACTGGCGTGTGAATCAATTGATCTCGATGGCAAGTCGTTCAGGCTGAAACTGCGCGGCGGCGTTGAAGTGTTGGTCGAGGTCAATCGAATGTTGGCGATTGAGTCGGCGCGCCTTGATCGCGTTTGGTTGTCGCAGGTGAATCCTGTGTCATACGAAAGCATTCCCTTCTTCAATACCTCGTGGCCGCTGGGAATTGACCAGAATGCAATCGGCGGCACGTTGCAGCTCAGTGGACGGGAATATGCCCGGGGGCTGGGACTTCATTCGGCCTGTCGGGCCACATGGCGCGTTCCGGTCGGCTGTCGACGATTGACCGGCTGGGTTGGTATCGATGACTCGGCCGGTCCGAAGGCGAATGCTGATTTTGTCGTCCGCGCCGGGCAGCGGGTGATCGTCAAGGAGTCAGGTCTTCTTTACGGCGAGCGGCCCCGGCGGATCGACGTCGAGCTTGGCGATGACGTCGAAATCTCAATCGACGTGGGCTTTGGCCGGTTCGGCGACGTGCATGATCGCGTGAATTTCGTCAATTCATGCCTGAGGCCCTGA
- a CDS encoding terpene cyclase/mutase family protein, protein MLPVFVWPRSEAASRVEEDAPPASQPADANRGKSLGAGDSETTTTIEQPTPELESAVARGLEWLEKQQLPDGSFGGQSQYGRHVGITSLGGIAFVAEGSLPGRGRYARVVDLCLKFVLDSCSEQSGLITAETSYGPMYGHGFATLFLAEVYGTSARSELREKLQKAVALIVRTQNEQGGWRYHPVRADADISVTICQIMALRAARNAGIAVPKSTIDRAIKYVQDSQESDGGFRYMLDSSGSMFARSAAGVAALQYAGVYDTAPIQRGIAYLERFTPGLTEEQTHYFYGHYYAAQAMFQAGGSHWDRWWPAIRDELISKQLTDGSWRGQAGSEYGTAMALIILQIPKQTLPIFQR, encoded by the coding sequence ATGCTTCCGGTATTCGTATGGCCGCGGAGTGAAGCCGCCTCGCGCGTCGAGGAGGATGCGCCGCCCGCTTCCCAGCCGGCCGACGCGAATCGCGGAAAATCCCTGGGCGCCGGCGACTCGGAAACGACCACGACGATCGAACAACCCACGCCGGAACTCGAGTCCGCCGTCGCGCGGGGGCTCGAATGGCTCGAAAAGCAACAACTGCCGGATGGTTCATTCGGAGGGCAATCGCAGTATGGGCGACATGTCGGCATCACGTCACTGGGCGGGATTGCGTTTGTCGCGGAAGGAAGCCTGCCCGGCCGCGGTCGATATGCACGCGTCGTGGATCTTTGCTTGAAATTTGTGCTGGACTCCTGCTCGGAGCAGTCCGGCCTGATCACCGCGGAGACTTCATACGGTCCAATGTACGGCCACGGATTCGCGACGTTGTTCCTGGCGGAAGTGTACGGGACGTCCGCTCGTTCGGAACTTCGCGAGAAACTTCAGAAGGCCGTCGCGCTGATTGTTCGAACGCAGAACGAGCAGGGCGGATGGCGGTATCATCCGGTCCGAGCGGACGCGGACATCTCCGTCACGATCTGCCAGATCATGGCGCTTCGTGCGGCGCGCAATGCCGGAATCGCCGTACCAAAAAGCACCATCGACCGGGCCATCAAGTATGTTCAAGACAGCCAGGAATCGGACGGTGGTTTTCGGTACATGCTCGATTCGTCGGGGTCCATGTTCGCTCGATCGGCGGCCGGGGTGGCAGCGCTGCAATACGCGGGCGTGTACGATACAGCGCCGATTCAGCGAGGTATCGCGTACCTCGAACGCTTCACCCCGGGGTTGACGGAGGAGCAGACGCACTACTTCTACGGCCATTATTATGCGGCACAGGCGATGTTTCAGGCTGGCGGCTCGCACTGGGATCGCTGGTGGCCGGCAATTCGCGACGAACTGATTTCGAAACAACTGACGGACGGATCCTGGAGAGGACAGGCCGGCAGCGAATACGGTACGGCCATGGCGCTGATTATCTTGCAAATCCCCAAGCAGACTTTGCCGATCTTTCAGCGGTAG
- a CDS encoding BatA domain-containing protein codes for MWFVHPGILAATAGISLIPVVIHLINRRRHRRAPWAATQFLLLAHRRSQRRIRLDHWLLLVLRTIALIVLGVTIARPYVSSSASALSSVSKAVDHAIILDNSLSMQARREDGATSFEAARRAVRRILTDIQPQDRVTLATAAMPARGLTDRPTRDTSSVAALVEAATVTYEQLDLSGAAAQIFDALSRVPAAQGGRILYFVTDLAGELPASLDQAIGRLKADRVVIVNVGPAGRENVAVTDLRFDCPIPGGSLPTPIRYRVTNYGAGDAKNIRARVSIDGRSVHESVVPSLASGQFVDERYELTFGSAGPHLVTVELVHNEKDVLSADDAVHRVADVPESVRVLLIESNHFAAASEQDLFFLRVALKSRNVGSGDRAILVRTVSPAELDSEILGAHHVIVWGGSPRLTVRSAARLKKFVFDGGGLILALGADFDRGLDRAMSHGAAASTPAEPDIREAAESPGWSEFLPDFEIGAPLRVDDLEACNIHFEAPDPGQQVFSDFIGREGGGLTRAVVRCVWPLTRDSADTQTGVGATTRESATITGTSSAEVLLRYSNGLPAVISRRIGAGRVVIMTTGLTMSESSLPSRPDFVPFVLNLVAQAIGDSSERLNIETGEPFIQSLSGAVATSMSVTRPDGAQVDATIGVIGNSLAAVCSDTALPGAYRLRNGGREHWFAVNIRSGESDLRMADDDAVMAAFGPGVLIVSDPAEIVSRSDTNAPSELAGYSVYMLVVFVLAETFVATAAGPRA; via the coding sequence GTGTGGTTTGTTCATCCGGGAATTCTGGCGGCGACCGCGGGGATCTCACTGATTCCCGTGGTGATTCATCTGATTAATCGCCGTCGGCATCGCCGCGCGCCGTGGGCCGCCACGCAGTTCCTCCTGCTGGCTCATCGACGAAGTCAGCGGCGGATTCGACTGGATCACTGGCTGCTGCTTGTTCTGCGTACGATCGCGCTCATCGTACTCGGTGTTACCATCGCGCGCCCCTACGTCTCATCCTCGGCATCCGCATTGTCCTCCGTTTCCAAGGCGGTGGATCATGCGATCATCCTGGACAACAGTCTTTCCATGCAGGCGCGACGTGAAGACGGCGCCACATCCTTCGAAGCCGCCAGGCGCGCGGTGAGGAGAATTCTGACCGATATCCAGCCTCAGGATCGCGTGACCCTCGCGACGGCGGCGATGCCCGCGCGGGGATTGACCGATCGCCCGACACGGGACACGTCGAGTGTGGCTGCGCTAGTCGAAGCCGCAACTGTGACGTATGAGCAACTCGATCTGTCCGGTGCAGCCGCACAGATTTTCGACGCGCTTTCGCGCGTGCCCGCGGCGCAGGGGGGCCGCATTTTGTACTTCGTCACCGATCTCGCGGGTGAATTGCCGGCCTCTTTGGATCAGGCGATCGGACGGCTCAAGGCGGATCGCGTTGTGATTGTGAACGTCGGGCCCGCCGGTCGCGAGAATGTGGCAGTGACAGATTTGCGATTCGATTGTCCGATTCCCGGAGGTAGTCTGCCGACGCCGATTCGCTATCGCGTGACGAATTACGGAGCCGGCGACGCGAAGAACATCCGTGCCCGCGTCTCGATCGACGGCCGCTCGGTGCATGAGTCCGTCGTGCCCAGTCTGGCTTCCGGCCAATTTGTGGATGAGCGGTATGAACTGACGTTCGGAAGCGCGGGTCCGCATCTCGTGACCGTCGAGCTTGTCCACAACGAGAAGGATGTGCTCTCTGCCGATGATGCGGTTCATCGCGTCGCGGATGTGCCTGAATCCGTGCGCGTGCTGTTGATCGAATCGAATCATTTCGCGGCTGCTTCTGAACAGGACCTCTTCTTTCTTCGCGTTGCACTCAAATCGCGCAACGTCGGGTCCGGCGACCGCGCTATTCTGGTTCGAACGGTATCGCCGGCCGAACTGGATTCGGAAATTCTTGGCGCCCATCACGTCATCGTCTGGGGCGGCTCTCCTCGATTGACCGTCCGGAGTGCGGCCCGTTTGAAAAAGTTCGTATTTGACGGCGGTGGATTGATTCTCGCGCTGGGCGCGGATTTTGATCGAGGTCTGGATCGGGCGATGTCGCATGGAGCGGCCGCATCGACGCCGGCGGAGCCGGACATCCGGGAAGCCGCAGAGTCACCCGGCTGGTCTGAGTTCCTGCCCGATTTTGAGATCGGCGCCCCTCTGCGCGTCGACGATCTCGAAGCCTGCAACATACATTTCGAAGCGCCTGATCCAGGACAGCAGGTGTTTTCGGATTTCATCGGTCGCGAGGGTGGTGGACTGACGCGGGCGGTGGTTCGATGCGTCTGGCCGTTGACGCGGGATTCCGCAGACACGCAGACGGGGGTGGGTGCGACCACGCGGGAGAGCGCGACAATCACCGGGACGTCGTCCGCGGAGGTGCTGCTTCGCTACTCGAACGGTCTCCCGGCGGTTATCAGCCGACGGATCGGCGCGGGACGTGTCGTGATCATGACAACGGGACTGACCATGTCGGAATCGTCGCTGCCGTCGCGACCCGATTTCGTGCCGTTCGTCCTCAATCTGGTCGCGCAAGCGATTGGCGACTCGAGCGAGCGGCTGAATATCGAGACGGGCGAACCGTTCATTCAATCGCTGAGCGGCGCGGTAGCAACGTCGATGAGCGTCACTCGTCCGGACGGCGCCCAAGTCGATGCGACGATCGGAGTGATTGGAAATTCGCTGGCGGCGGTGTGTTCGGATACGGCGCTTCCCGGTGCGTATCGATTGCGCAATGGAGGTCGTGAACACTGGTTCGCCGTGAATATCCGGAGCGGAGAAAGCGATCTTCGTATGGCCGATGACGATGCCGTGATGGCGGCATTCGGCCCGGGCGTCCTGATTGTTTCAGATCCGGCCGAAATCGTCAGTCGCAGCGACACAAACGCGCCGAGCGAACTGGCGGGTTATTCGGTGTATATGCTGGTCGTGTTCGTTCTTGCGGAGACGTTTGTCGCTACGGCGGCGGGTCCGAGAGCATGA
- a CDS encoding DUF58 domain-containing protein — MIRSADHSAYLDPTALARVKGLDLRARLVVQGFMSGMHHSPMRGIAVEFAEYRKYCQGDDLRTLDWKVYGRTDKHYIKQFEQETNLRVLIVVDCSESMGYRHEQSPMSKREYATTAAAAIAYLALQQSDSVALATFDTRLRKLTRSSNHPGKWRLVVRELELADGSGRTSIRGVLDEIAERLHLHHLIILLSDLLGDPQDVLRGLKHLRHRGHEPIVLHVMDDAELTFPFEQAMRFDGLEGAGPILAEPRLMRERYIDEVRKFIRTVRQGCHAQEADYELLNTRERMSVVLSSYLAMRKKRGLRRR, encoded by the coding sequence TTGATACGCTCAGCTGACCACAGCGCCTATCTCGATCCAACCGCGCTGGCTCGCGTCAAGGGACTTGATCTGCGCGCCCGCCTTGTGGTTCAGGGATTCATGAGCGGCATGCACCATTCGCCGATGCGGGGCATCGCGGTGGAGTTCGCCGAGTATCGAAAATACTGTCAAGGCGATGATCTGCGCACGCTCGACTGGAAAGTCTATGGTCGAACCGACAAGCACTATATCAAGCAGTTTGAGCAGGAGACGAATCTGCGCGTGCTGATCGTCGTGGATTGTTCGGAGTCGATGGGCTACCGCCACGAACAATCACCGATGTCAAAGCGCGAGTATGCCACGACGGCCGCCGCGGCCATCGCATACCTCGCCCTGCAGCAATCCGATTCGGTCGCGCTGGCGACATTCGACACTCGGCTGCGAAAGCTCACCCGGTCGTCAAATCATCCGGGGAAGTGGCGGCTGGTCGTGCGGGAACTGGAACTGGCGGATGGCTCAGGCCGGACGTCGATTCGCGGGGTACTGGACGAAATCGCCGAGCGCCTGCATCTGCACCATCTTATTATTCTGCTCAGCGATCTGCTGGGCGATCCGCAGGACGTCCTGCGCGGGCTGAAGCACCTCCGTCATCGGGGCCACGAGCCGATTGTTCTGCATGTCATGGATGACGCGGAGTTGACATTCCCTTTTGAGCAGGCCATGCGGTTCGACGGTCTGGAAGGCGCGGGGCCGATTCTCGCCGAGCCACGCCTGATGCGCGAGCGGTATATCGACGAGGTTCGGAAATTCATCCGGACGGTGCGGCAGGGATGCCACGCTCAGGAAGCCGATTACGAGCTACTCAATACGCGCGAGCGGATGAGCGTTGTGCTCAGCTCATATCTTGCGATGCGAAAAAAACGCGGACTTCGACGGCGTTGA
- a CDS encoding MoxR family ATPase, producing the protein MGSREIDAIQTLAASRKIILEELGKVIVGQHEVIEQLLLCMFARGHCILEGVPGLAKTRAISSLAATLSLSFNRIQFTPDLMPSDITGTEIIEENKATGTRSLRFVQGPIFANVILADEINRTPPKTQAALLEAMQEGQVTAAGFTHRLQQPFFVLATQNPIEQEGTYPLPEAQLDRFMFKVLVDYPTEAEELRIIELTTSDTNVELRRIFSSADILALQSVVRRVPCADHVMKYAMRLARLSRPQVDASPRFIKDYVSWGAGPRASQNLVLAGKARAILQGRYSVSTEDVRAVSHPVLRHRIVTNFNAEVDSITPDRIVDMLLDDVPRAETPELDAIGAGRVLG; encoded by the coding sequence ATAGGCAGTCGCGAAATTGATGCGATCCAGACATTGGCGGCAAGCCGCAAGATCATCCTCGAGGAACTGGGCAAGGTCATTGTCGGTCAGCACGAGGTGATCGAGCAACTGCTGCTCTGCATGTTCGCACGGGGGCACTGCATCCTGGAGGGCGTTCCGGGTCTTGCGAAGACGCGGGCGATCAGCTCGCTGGCGGCCACTCTGAGTCTGAGCTTCAATCGAATTCAGTTCACGCCCGATCTCATGCCGAGCGACATCACGGGAACGGAGATCATCGAAGAGAACAAGGCGACGGGGACTCGCTCGCTCCGCTTCGTTCAGGGCCCCATCTTCGCCAATGTGATCCTGGCCGACGAAATCAACCGGACGCCCCCAAAGACGCAGGCTGCGTTGCTGGAGGCCATGCAGGAAGGCCAGGTCACGGCCGCCGGTTTCACGCACCGGCTTCAGCAGCCGTTCTTCGTGCTGGCGACTCAGAATCCGATCGAGCAGGAGGGCACCTATCCGCTGCCGGAGGCGCAACTGGATCGTTTCATGTTCAAGGTCCTTGTGGACTATCCCACCGAGGCGGAGGAGCTTCGCATCATTGAACTGACGACATCGGACACGAATGTGGAACTTCGGCGTATATTCTCCAGCGCGGACATTCTTGCGTTGCAATCGGTCGTGCGCCGCGTGCCCTGCGCCGACCACGTCATGAAATATGCCATGAGATTGGCACGTCTGTCTCGTCCGCAGGTCGATGCATCGCCGCGTTTCATCAAGGACTATGTCAGCTGGGGCGCCGGGCCGCGCGCGTCGCAGAATCTTGTGCTCGCCGGCAAGGCCCGCGCAATCCTGCAGGGTCGATATTCCGTGTCGACCGAGGACGTCCGGGCTGTCTCGCATCCGGTGCTGCGGCATCGCATCGTTACAAACTTCAACGCGGAAGTGGACAGCATCACGCCGGACCGGATTGTCGACATGCTGCTCGACGATGTACCCCGCGCTGAAACGCCGGAGTTGGACGCGATCGGTGCGGGGCGAGTACTTGGCTGA
- a CDS encoding SDR family oxidoreductase produces the protein MNVLVTGGGGFIGSHLVEGLVRRGHRVRVLDNFSTGKTSNLAALRDAHGEPIFTPEGKAHRAEIAELLVGDAADPAVCQSACRGVDVVLHQAAVPSVPKSIADPVTSHRANIEATFQLLLAARGAGVRRFVYAASSSAYGESEKLPKEESMPSSPLSPYAVQKLAGENYCRVFYGCYGLQTLSMRYFNVFGPRQDPRSQYAAAIPSFVTSVLRGDSPIIYGDGEQTRDFTYIENVVSANLMAIDAKETRGESINIACGEHVTVNDIIARINQALGRSVTPKYVPPRPGDIKHSWADISLAERVIGYRPVVPFAEGLRRTIEWYSSNQ, from the coding sequence ATGAATGTGCTTGTCACCGGCGGCGGCGGCTTTATCGGCTCGCACCTTGTCGAAGGTCTTGTTCGTCGCGGTCATCGGGTTCGCGTGCTGGACAATTTCAGCACCGGTAAGACGTCGAATCTGGCCGCGCTGCGTGATGCGCACGGCGAGCCGATTTTCACGCCGGAAGGCAAAGCACACCGCGCAGAAATTGCCGAACTTCTTGTCGGCGATGCGGCGGATCCGGCGGTATGCCAATCGGCGTGTCGTGGAGTTGACGTCGTGCTGCATCAGGCGGCGGTACCCTCGGTGCCCAAGTCGATCGCCGATCCGGTCACGAGTCACCGCGCAAATATCGAGGCAACATTCCAACTGTTGCTGGCGGCCCGAGGGGCCGGGGTACGGCGGTTCGTCTACGCTGCAAGTAGTTCGGCCTACGGCGAGAGTGAGAAGCTCCCGAAGGAGGAATCAATGCCGTCGAGCCCGTTGAGCCCCTACGCGGTGCAGAAGCTGGCCGGCGAAAACTACTGCCGGGTCTTCTACGGCTGCTACGGTCTTCAGACGCTTTCGATGCGATACTTCAACGTCTTCGGGCCGCGACAGGACCCCAGGAGCCAGTACGCCGCGGCTATTCCGTCGTTCGTGACGTCCGTCCTCCGGGGTGATTCGCCGATTATTTATGGCGACGGCGAACAGACGCGCGACTTCACATACATCGAGAATGTCGTTTCAGCGAACCTGATGGCGATCGACGCAAAGGAGACCCGCGGCGAGTCAATCAATATCGCTTGCGGGGAGCATGTGACCGTCAATGACATCATCGCCCGCATCAATCAAGCGCTGGGCAGGAGCGTGACACCGAAATACGTCCCGCCGCGGCCCGGCGATATCAAGCATTCGTGGGCGGATATCTCCCTGGCCGAGAGAGTCATCGGGTATCGACCGGTCGTTCCGTTCGCTGAGGGACTGCGTCGAACCATCGAGTGGTATTCGTCAAATCAGTAA